A single region of the Actinoplanes sp. SE50/110 genome encodes:
- a CDS encoding DUF2945 domain-containing protein, producing MAEENLKKGDKVTWRSHGETVHGQVEQKITKRTEAAGRTVAASSDDPQYRVRSDKTGRDAVHKPGSLHRG from the coding sequence ATGGCAGAAGAGAACCTGAAAAAGGGCGACAAGGTCACTTGGCGCAGCCACGGCGAGACCGTCCACGGCCAGGTCGAACAGAAGATCACCAAGCGCACCGAGGCCGCCGGACGGACGGTCGCCGCCTCCTCGGACGACCCGCAGTACCGGGTGCGCAGCGACAAGACCGGCCGGGACGCGGTGCACAAGCCCGGATCGCTGCACCGTGGCTGA
- a CDS encoding metalloregulator ArsR/SmtB family transcription factor, which translates to MSMEQTVITAVPRPAGGLGIEFDDAILIEGPGLAAAPLEAPRATAFAAMFKALGDPVRLRLLSMIASAPDGEACVCDLSSAFHLTGPTISHHLRILREAGLVDSDRRGTWVYYRAVPATLILLAGLLQPAS; encoded by the coding sequence ATGTCGATGGAGCAGACCGTGATCACGGCCGTGCCCCGGCCCGCCGGCGGCTTGGGGATCGAGTTCGATGACGCGATCCTGATCGAGGGGCCCGGGCTGGCCGCCGCGCCGCTGGAGGCGCCGCGGGCCACCGCGTTCGCCGCGATGTTCAAGGCTCTCGGCGACCCGGTCCGGCTCCGGCTGCTGTCGATGATCGCCTCGGCGCCCGACGGGGAGGCCTGTGTCTGCGACCTGAGCAGCGCCTTCCACCTGACCGGCCCGACCATCTCGCACCACCTGCGAATTCTGCGCGAGGCCGGCCTGGTCGACAGCGACCGGCGCGGCACCTGGGTCTACTACCGGGCGGTCCCGGCGACGCTGATTCTGCTGGCGGGCCTGCTCCAGCCGGCGTCCTGA
- a CDS encoding DUF3140 domain-containing protein — translation MADLYADFRAAVTMTPAALRTWLGTEESKEVGQKSSAGAESVGHDSGRRILRLLEKKKSELTADDEEHMRKVVGYVHRHLAQRPAGDVRETKWRYSLMNWGHDPLRD, via the coding sequence GTGGCTGACCTCTACGCCGACTTCCGCGCAGCGGTCACCATGACCCCGGCCGCCTTGCGCACCTGGCTCGGCACCGAGGAGTCGAAGGAGGTCGGCCAGAAGTCGTCGGCGGGCGCCGAGTCGGTCGGCCACGACTCCGGCCGCCGGATCCTGCGTCTGCTGGAGAAGAAGAAGTCCGAGCTGACCGCGGACGACGAGGAGCACATGCGCAAGGTCGTCGGCTACGTACACCGCCACCTCGCCCAGCGCCCCGCCGGTGACGTCCGGGAGACGAAGTGGCGTTACTCCCTGATGAACTGGGGGCACGACCCGCTGAGGGACTGA